In a single window of the Pontibacter russatus genome:
- a CDS encoding LamG-like jellyroll fold domain-containing protein, producing the protein MPNPKLAFNIIAPLLFISIILTPCICNAQGAGRAIELDGVNDYAEFGNNNRGITVQLTVEAWIKTNSFGHHHVVSKYNRDSENGFQLLIQNGKACLAGRDGSGNYRLSGYSTTVVADGNWHHLAGVVHQGVWMIFVDGILQNQFTSGYVNPVLNNSENLLLGNYYYPQLGNHFYKGTVDEVRIWKRALSAEEIRQNMCRTLPETTPDLIAYFKLDNIAGGVITDHSALKLHGSLRNTTPSVAAVTSGAAIGDLSTYLYTDAWSGKSISMQGPDGNKISIDSVGAGTVGLHIYHVNARPNSTQGIPATGSNDSYFGIFTPLLPATQHKINYAAGSSFCAAQLYERRDNAVTAWSELPAKLADGLIMGVSTVSRGEYIASVQTMSGIEITGPSKLCEGDIISLAVATANSTEYSYLWSTGAATSSIEVGNSGEYWVEVTNSAGCTVKDSITITVNPQPDIPLKEEIIACYGEEVLLDASTANASYIWSNGQTTPSIKVAAPAEMRVAITVAGCTYTKSVSVVSDECPIIPNIITPNGDGKNDTFVALGIEENTMQLHIFDRLGKSVYQAAQYDNSWSAMDMPAGTYYYQFTSPRTQRTYKGWVEVVR; encoded by the coding sequence ATGCCTAATCCAAAGCTTGCATTCAATATTATTGCGCCGCTCTTATTTATTTCTATCATCCTAACTCCCTGCATATGCAATGCACAAGGGGCCGGAAGGGCTATCGAATTAGATGGTGTAAATGACTATGCAGAGTTCGGCAATAACAACAGAGGCATTACGGTGCAGCTCACTGTTGAAGCCTGGATTAAAACCAATTCATTTGGGCATCACCATGTTGTGTCTAAATATAATCGTGACTCTGAGAATGGCTTTCAGTTGCTTATCCAGAACGGAAAAGCCTGTTTGGCAGGCAGAGATGGTTCAGGTAATTACAGGCTGTCAGGTTATTCCACCACCGTTGTAGCGGACGGCAACTGGCATCACTTAGCTGGTGTCGTACATCAGGGGGTCTGGATGATATTCGTAGATGGCATCCTCCAGAACCAGTTCACTTCAGGTTATGTAAATCCGGTACTGAATAACAGCGAAAACCTTTTATTAGGAAACTATTACTACCCTCAGCTTGGGAACCACTTTTACAAAGGAACAGTGGACGAAGTCAGAATCTGGAAGAGAGCACTTTCTGCCGAAGAGATCAGACAAAACATGTGCAGAACACTCCCTGAAACTACTCCGGATTTAATTGCTTATTTCAAGCTAGACAATATAGCCGGAGGCGTGATTACAGACCACAGTGCCCTCAAGCTGCATGGCAGCCTGAGGAACACTACCCCATCAGTAGCCGCTGTAACGTCTGGTGCAGCCATAGGCGACCTCAGCACGTATCTTTACACAGACGCCTGGAGCGGGAAGAGCATCTCAATGCAGGGACCTGATGGCAATAAGATTTCAATTGATTCTGTAGGGGCAGGCACCGTTGGGCTTCACATATACCATGTAAACGCAAGGCCGAATTCTACCCAGGGCATACCGGCAACAGGCAGTAATGATTCTTATTTCGGCATATTTACTCCTCTGTTGCCAGCAACACAACATAAAATAAATTATGCAGCAGGGTCTTCCTTCTGTGCCGCACAGCTATATGAACGCAGAGACAATGCGGTTACTGCCTGGTCAGAACTTCCTGCCAAGCTAGCGGATGGGTTGATTATGGGTGTAAGCACAGTTAGCCGTGGAGAATACATTGCCAGTGTTCAAACGATGAGTGGAATTGAGATAACTGGTCCTTCAAAGTTGTGCGAAGGTGACATCATATCCTTGGCAGTAGCGACAGCGAACTCAACAGAATATTCTTACCTGTGGAGCACAGGAGCAGCGACTTCCAGTATAGAGGTGGGCAATTCCGGAGAATACTGGGTGGAGGTAACGAACAGCGCAGGCTGTACAGTGAAAGATTCCATAACGATTACAGTCAATCCGCAGCCAGACATCCCGCTGAAGGAAGAAATCATAGCCTGCTACGGTGAGGAGGTGTTGCTGGATGCCTCCACCGCAAACGCTTCCTATATATGGAGCAACGGGCAGACAACTCCAAGCATCAAGGTGGCCGCCCCGGCTGAGATGCGCGTTGCCATCACGGTGGCGGGCTGCACCTACACCAAAAGTGTGTCGGTTGTCAGCGACGAGTGCCCCATCATCCCCAACATCATCACACCAAACGGCGACGGGAAAAACGACACTTTTGTGGCGCTTGGCATAGAGGAAAACACAATGCAGCTGCATATTTTTGACCGCCTCGGAAAATCAGTCTACCAGGCAGCGCAGTACGATAACAGCTGGTCGGCTATGGACATGCCTGCAGGCACCTACTACTATCAGTTTACAAGCCCGCGCACGCAAAGGACATATAAAGGCTGGGTAGAGGTGGTCCGGTAG
- a CDS encoding glycosyltransferase family protein — protein sequence MKKWFALYSNILYLHFSEQYYNLPESAKNASSPQNPLKRLFRIVGYTVLRLLGNIFQSVEKPGVLTAKVWLYVVSQNNVDSLRFVQKHLPGSIFVAGQSKNIGRYHENVARLSLRRKVLYYYKLPSLLFQFLRHNRKSTLRFLDLLFDAVGFYEVYYRKLRQYRPSAVVFANDHNADARAMLLAAGSLGIKTVYIQHASVSTLFPPLSFDLNLLEGQDSLDKYRQCGAISGRVELVGMPKADLYIPYRNTSTSIRTIGIGCNVMDELDEIEKLLQVLSAGFPDLAIILRPHPRDNRNFARLSAIGSNIRLSDSRAVATFDYLRQVDAQVSATSGIHLEAVLLNVWSIFYDFSPNHKIEDYYGFVRHGLVDVAATPEDIVRLLLMHRYTKPAVLDRAKYYCATVGTPYDGRSAELSAFYLKSFLSL from the coding sequence ATGAAGAAATGGTTCGCCCTTTACAGCAACATCCTTTACCTGCACTTTTCGGAACAGTATTATAACCTGCCGGAGAGTGCGAAAAACGCCTCTTCTCCACAAAACCCGCTCAAGCGCCTGTTCCGAATAGTGGGCTATACTGTTCTTCGTCTGCTCGGCAACATTTTTCAATCGGTGGAGAAGCCGGGGGTCTTAACCGCAAAGGTATGGCTGTACGTGGTAAGCCAGAACAACGTGGACAGCCTGCGGTTTGTGCAAAAGCACCTGCCAGGGTCTATCTTTGTGGCGGGCCAGAGCAAAAACATCGGGCGGTATCACGAAAATGTTGCACGGCTGTCGCTGCGCCGGAAGGTGCTGTACTATTATAAATTGCCATCCCTCCTCTTCCAGTTTTTGAGGCACAACCGAAAAAGTACCCTCCGCTTTCTCGACCTGCTATTTGACGCTGTTGGCTTTTATGAAGTCTATTACCGGAAGTTGCGGCAATACCGGCCTTCCGCTGTCGTGTTTGCCAACGACCATAACGCCGATGCCCGCGCGATGCTGCTTGCCGCCGGCAGCCTCGGCATCAAAACTGTATACATACAGCACGCTAGCGTGAGCACCCTGTTCCCGCCCCTCTCCTTCGACCTGAACTTACTGGAAGGGCAGGACTCGCTGGACAAGTACAGGCAGTGTGGCGCTATATCGGGGCGTGTTGAGTTGGTGGGAATGCCCAAAGCCGATCTATATATACCCTACAGAAACACCAGCACCAGTATCCGCACCATCGGCATCGGCTGTAACGTAATGGATGAGCTGGATGAAATCGAAAAGCTGCTGCAGGTGCTTTCCGCTGGATTCCCTGACCTCGCGATCATCCTGCGCCCCCACCCCCGCGACAACCGCAACTTTGCCCGTCTGTCAGCGATAGGTTCTAACATCCGCCTCTCCGACAGCCGGGCTGTCGCCACCTTCGACTATCTGCGCCAGGTTGACGCGCAGGTGAGCGCCACCTCCGGCATTCACCTGGAGGCCGTGCTGCTCAATGTGTGGTCCATATTCTACGACTTCAGCCCAAATCATAAAATAGAGGATTACTACGGCTTTGTCCGGCATGGTTTGGTGGATGTGGCAGCAACGCCGGAAGATATAGTCCGCCTGTTGCTTATGCACCGGTATACGAAGCCCGCTGTGCTGGACAGGGCAAAGTATTACTGCGCCACGGTGGGTACGCCTTACGATGGAAGGAGCGCTGAACTTTCGGCCTTTTACCTAAAATCCTTCCTGTCTCTTTGA
- the pseI gene encoding pseudaminic acid synthase, translated as MSQTINIEGRLIGPGHKPFIIAEMSGNHNQSLERALAIVDAAADAGADAVKLQTYTADTMTLPGALTINDEDSLWKGRELYDLYKEAYTPWEWHRPIFDRARERGLIAFSSPFDETAVDFLEGLGAPLYKIASFENTDHPLLRRVAATGKPVIMSTGAATVQEVAEGVQVLGEAGCRELVLLKCTSTYPASPENTNLLTIPHMRELYGVQVGLSDHTMGIGAAVAAVALGATVVEKHFTLRRADGGVDSAFSLEPEELRALAVETERARLALGRVQYGVQRAEEKSRLFKRSVYAARDIAPGEELTKENIRVIRPGLGLAPKHYENLLGRKARAAIRMGTPLSWDMV; from the coding sequence ATGTCACAGACTATAAACATAGAAGGCCGCCTTATCGGCCCCGGCCACAAGCCGTTCATCATCGCCGAGATGTCCGGCAACCACAACCAGTCGCTGGAGCGGGCGCTGGCCATCGTGGACGCCGCCGCCGACGCGGGTGCCGACGCCGTCAAGCTGCAGACCTACACCGCCGACACCATGACGCTGCCGGGCGCCCTGACCATCAACGACGAGGACTCGCTGTGGAAAGGGCGCGAGCTGTATGATTTGTACAAAGAGGCCTATACCCCCTGGGAGTGGCACAGGCCGATATTCGACAGGGCGAGGGAGCGCGGCCTCATCGCCTTCTCCTCCCCCTTCGACGAGACGGCCGTGGACTTCCTGGAGGGGCTGGGCGCGCCCCTATATAAAATAGCCTCTTTCGAGAACACGGACCACCCGCTGCTGCGCAGGGTGGCCGCCACGGGCAAGCCCGTCATCATGAGCACCGGCGCCGCCACGGTGCAGGAGGTGGCCGAGGGGGTGCAGGTGCTCGGGGAGGCGGGCTGCCGGGAGCTTGTGCTGCTCAAGTGCACCTCCACCTACCCGGCCTCGCCGGAGAACACCAACCTGCTGACCATCCCGCACATGCGGGAGCTTTACGGGGTGCAGGTGGGCCTCTCCGACCACACCATGGGCATCGGCGCGGCCGTGGCGGCGGTTGCCCTGGGGGCCACCGTGGTCGAGAAGCACTTCACCCTCCGGAGAGCGGACGGCGGCGTGGATTCGGCCTTCTCGCTGGAGCCGGAGGAGCTGAGGGCGCTGGCGGTGGAGACGGAGCGGGCGAGGCTGGCCTTGGGGCGGGTGCAGTACGGGGTGCAGCGGGCCGAGGAGAAGAGCCGCCTCTTCAAGCGCTCGGTGTACGCGGCCAGGGACATCGCCCCCGGCGAGGAACTCACCAAAGAGAACATCCGCGTCATCCGGCCGGGCCTGGGCCTGGCGCCGAAGCACTACGAGAACCTGCTGGGCAGAAAGGCCAGGGCTGCCATCAGGATGGGCACGCCGCTAAGCTGGGACATGGTGTAA
- the pseG gene encoding UDP-2,4-diacetamido-2,4,6-trideoxy-beta-L-altropyranose hydrolase — MIRKRRIIFRADGNSQIGLGHVVRSLALAAMLREEFECIFAIQDPTTALQEQIRQVCEGIIALPLCVPSEERFVHELDAYVSEEEIVVLDGYGFGTAYQESIKAKGAPLVCIDDIHAYKFVADVVINHSGGVSETAYETAPYTRLCLGPAHALLRPPFLAASGRDRNLPEGSPRVLLNLGGADPQNLTLQLAKELQALNMMIQAEIVVGAAYRHQSELQAWLQHHPCFTLHRNLDAQQMCDLMRKCGAAVASASGVAYEYAAVGGLLFVLRTADNQRDLYNDLISAGIARIYDELPQLLNSGSLPGLFREQVIVQRRHFDGQSGARLREVFRRLSLSASLWLREVAREDKPLLLAWANDPEVRRHSFNPKPITAQAHAQWFEAVLEDGQTLLYIAESDGKPAAHIRFSVSEGSASISYLISAAFRGKGLGHSVLLKGIEKLKASRPDVQRVEGLVQPENAASVRSFEKAGFTRAAPDEKHPEALRFELRLR, encoded by the coding sequence ATGATCAGGAAGCGCCGCATCATCTTCCGGGCGGACGGAAACAGCCAGATTGGGCTGGGCCACGTGGTGCGCTCACTGGCCCTGGCCGCCATGCTGCGCGAAGAGTTCGAGTGTATATTTGCCATTCAGGACCCGACAACGGCGCTGCAGGAGCAGATAAGGCAGGTGTGCGAGGGGATAATCGCGTTGCCGCTTTGTGTCCCGTCCGAGGAGCGTTTTGTGCATGAGCTCGACGCCTATGTCTCAGAGGAGGAAATCGTGGTGCTGGACGGCTACGGCTTCGGCACGGCGTACCAAGAGAGTATAAAGGCGAAAGGGGCACCGCTAGTTTGCATCGACGATATCCATGCCTATAAGTTTGTGGCGGATGTGGTGATAAACCATTCAGGCGGCGTCAGCGAAACCGCATATGAAACGGCTCCCTACACCAGGCTTTGCCTCGGCCCTGCTCACGCGCTGCTCCGGCCACCCTTCCTGGCCGCCTCGGGCAGAGACAGGAACCTGCCGGAGGGCAGTCCCCGCGTGCTGCTGAACCTGGGCGGGGCGGACCCGCAGAACCTGACCCTGCAGCTTGCCAAGGAGCTTCAGGCTTTGAACATGATGATTCAGGCAGAAATCGTGGTGGGCGCCGCCTACAGGCACCAGTCGGAGTTGCAGGCGTGGCTCCAGCATCACCCCTGCTTCACCCTGCACCGCAACCTGGACGCGCAGCAGATGTGTGACCTGATGCGAAAGTGCGGGGCAGCCGTCGCCTCGGCGAGCGGGGTGGCCTACGAGTACGCGGCCGTGGGCGGCCTGCTCTTTGTGCTCCGGACGGCAGATAACCAGCGGGATTTATATAATGACTTAATCTCGGCTGGCATCGCCAGAATATACGACGAGTTGCCGCAGCTTTTAAACAGCGGCTCCCTTCCAGGTTTGTTCCGGGAGCAGGTCATCGTGCAGCGGCGGCACTTCGACGGGCAGAGCGGCGCGCGGCTCCGGGAAGTCTTCCGCAGGCTCAGCCTCAGCGCCAGCCTGTGGCTCCGGGAAGTCGCCCGGGAGGACAAGCCGCTGCTGCTGGCCTGGGCGAACGACCCCGAGGTGCGCCGCCACTCCTTCAACCCAAAACCCATTACGGCGCAGGCCCACGCGCAGTGGTTCGAGGCTGTGCTGGAGGACGGGCAGACGCTGCTGTATATAGCCGAGTCCGACGGCAAGCCCGCCGCGCACATCCGTTTCAGTGTATCTGAAGGCAGCGCCTCCATCAGCTACCTGATTAGCGCCGCGTTCCGGGGGAAGGGCCTTGGGCACAGCGTGCTGCTGAAAGGGATTGAAAAGCTAAAGGCGAGCCGCCCGGACGTGCAGCGGGTGGAGGGGCTGGTGCAACCGGAGAACGCCGCCTCCGTGCGTTCCTTTGAGAAAGCCGGCTTCACGCGCGCCGCCCCCGATGAGAAACACCCGGAGGCACTCCGGTTTGAGCTGCGGCTGAGGTAG
- the pseF gene encoding pseudaminic acid cytidylyltransferase has protein sequence MKRIAIIPARGGSKRIPRKNIRDFLGKPIIAYSIETALNSGLFEEVMVSTDDGEIAEISLKYGAKVPFLRSKAASGDFATTAEALVEVLQAYASAGEEFAYGCCLYPTAPLVKATALTDAFKLMTEKKYDTVFPVLRYGYPIWRSLRIEDGKAVLNWPEHLRSRSQDLPAAFHDAGQFYWFGVKAFLEKRALFTDNSGAIELSELEVQDIDNLTDWRLAEMKYRLMTKGDIK, from the coding sequence GTGAAGCGCATCGCCATCATACCGGCCCGCGGCGGCAGCAAACGCATCCCGCGCAAGAACATCAGGGACTTTCTGGGCAAGCCCATCATCGCCTATTCCATTGAGACGGCCCTGAACTCCGGTCTATTCGAGGAGGTGATGGTGTCGACTGACGACGGGGAGATAGCGGAGATATCCCTCAAATACGGCGCAAAGGTTCCCTTCCTCCGGAGCAAGGCCGCATCAGGCGATTTCGCCACGACCGCCGAGGCGCTCGTTGAGGTGCTGCAGGCTTACGCGTCCGCGGGCGAGGAGTTCGCCTACGGCTGCTGCCTGTACCCCACCGCTCCGCTGGTGAAGGCCACCGCTCTCACAGATGCTTTCAAGCTCATGACCGAAAAGAAGTACGACACCGTCTTTCCCGTGCTCCGCTACGGCTATCCTATCTGGCGAAGCTTGAGGATAGAAGACGGGAAAGCCGTGTTGAACTGGCCCGAGCACCTGCGCAGCCGCTCGCAGGACCTGCCGGCGGCTTTCCACGACGCGGGGCAGTTCTACTGGTTCGGCGTGAAGGCCTTCCTGGAGAAGCGGGCGCTCTTCACCGACAACTCCGGTGCCATAGAGCTGAGCGAGCTGGAAGTGCAGGATATTGATAATTTGACGGACTGGAGACTGGCCGAGATGAAGTACCGCCTGATGACAAAGGGAGATATAAAATGA
- the pseC gene encoding UDP-4-amino-4,6-dideoxy-N-acetyl-beta-L-altrosamine transaminase codes for MTQSAEHNPNKPIPYGRQHITEADIEAVADTLRSDFLTQGPRVAEFERAFADYVGATYAVAVSNGTAALHLCALALGVNESSRVITTPITFVASANCVRYCGGTVAFADIDPATALLDINKVRQLLESKPQGYFSGIIPVDFAGNPVDMEAFRRLADEHGLWLIEDAAHAPGGFFYDSKGRRQLCGNGAYADLAIFSFHPVKHIATGEGGMVTTNNEALYRKLLRLRTHGITRDPEETEGNDGGWYMEMQELGYNYRLPDMLCALGISQLQRADAGLARRKGIARIYDAAFKDVAGIEPLHTEPAALGAEGETGHAYHLYVIRVPDRKGLYDFLRQHSIYAQVHYIPAHTMPYYRSLGHGRGDFPEAERYYAECLSLPMYPSLTQEEQAFVIEKVKEFVGR; via the coding sequence ATGACTCAGAGCGCTGAACACAACCCGAACAAGCCCATCCCCTACGGTAGGCAGCACATCACGGAGGCCGACATCGAGGCCGTGGCGGACACGCTGCGCTCAGACTTCCTGACGCAGGGGCCACGGGTGGCCGAGTTCGAGCGGGCCTTCGCCGACTACGTGGGCGCCACCTATGCGGTGGCGGTCTCCAACGGCACCGCGGCGCTGCACCTCTGCGCGCTGGCCCTGGGCGTGAACGAGTCTTCGCGGGTCATCACCACGCCCATCACCTTCGTTGCCTCGGCCAACTGCGTGCGCTACTGCGGCGGCACCGTGGCCTTCGCCGACATCGACCCCGCCACCGCCCTGCTGGATATAAACAAGGTGCGGCAGCTGCTCGAGAGCAAGCCGCAAGGCTATTTCAGCGGCATCATCCCGGTGGACTTCGCGGGCAACCCGGTGGACATGGAGGCGTTCCGGAGGCTGGCGGACGAGCACGGGCTGTGGCTTATAGAGGACGCGGCGCACGCGCCGGGCGGCTTCTTCTACGACAGCAAAGGCCGGCGGCAGCTGTGCGGCAACGGGGCCTACGCCGACCTGGCCATCTTCTCCTTCCACCCCGTCAAGCACATCGCCACCGGCGAGGGCGGCATGGTCACCACCAACAACGAAGCCCTATATAGAAAGCTGCTGAGGCTGCGCACCCACGGCATCACCCGCGACCCGGAGGAGACGGAGGGAAACGACGGCGGCTGGTATATGGAGATGCAGGAGCTGGGTTACAACTACCGCCTCCCCGACATGCTCTGCGCCCTCGGCATCTCACAGCTGCAGCGCGCCGACGCCGGGCTGGCCAGGCGCAAGGGCATCGCCAGGATATATGACGCCGCTTTCAAAGACGTAGCAGGGATTGAGCCGCTGCACACCGAGCCAGCCGCCCTGGGCGCGGAGGGCGAGACAGGCCACGCCTACCACCTGTACGTCATCCGGGTGCCGGACCGCAAAGGGCTGTATGACTTTCTGCGCCAGCACAGCATCTACGCCCAGGTGCATTACATCCCGGCGCACACCATGCCCTACTACCGCAGCCTGGGCCACGGCCGGGGCGACTTCCCGGAGGCGGAGCGGTACTACGCCGAGTGCCTCAGCCTGCCCATGTACCCCTCGCTCACGCAGGAGGAGCAGGCGTTCGTGATTGAGAAGGTGAAGGAGTTTGTGGGAAGGTGA